In one window of Juglans regia cultivar Chandler chromosome 3, Walnut 2.0, whole genome shotgun sequence DNA:
- the LOC109005130 gene encoding 3,9-dihydroxypterocarpan 6A-monooxygenase-like, whose product MASSSTAIANLWEYSFLFFIWIVSVLVVRFLIKTCTSSRATVRCPPSPLALPIIGHLHLLSSKLPQSFQNLARRYGPLMQLRIGATTFVIASSATVAKEILRTHDGDFASRFEFGPAEYNIYSGIGFITGPYGTYWRFMKKLCITKLFAGPQLARFSRIRELEIQNLLKSVLKSSKEGEACDLAVELTTLTNNLLCSMALSKTCSDNVMGAKEIRRLVVEIMELGTKLGAYEAIGPLKKFDIFGYGKNLVEAMWRYDHLFDQIIEFYEDDMVDAQDGNEEADLMSIVLETYKDTNAEVKLTKNQIKFFFLELFFSTIDTSSAAIQWAMAELINHPQQFKKLREEIDRVVGSNRLVSESDVPNLPYLQAVVKEGLRLRSPTPIIHRECTKDCKITGFDVKANSKILINAYAIMRDPEHWNDPLEFVPERFLVDRDDEIGQRQIEMKSQDFHYLPFGGGRRGCIGGTHALLVSYVAVGALTQCFDWKVKGGDKVDIEVGSGFSGAMALPLECYPITRFDPF is encoded by the exons ATGGCCAGTTCTAGTACTGCGATCGCGAATCTTTGGGAGTACTCCTTCCTGTTTTTCATCTGGATTGTTTCAGTTCTCGTGGTGCGTTTCTTGATCAAAACATGCACCAGCTCCCGCGCCACAGTTCGTTGCCCACCAAGCCCACTAGCTCTACCGATTATTGGCCACCTTCATCTACTAAGCTCTAAATTACCGCAGTCATTCCAAAACTTAGCTCGACGCTATGGCCCCCTCATGCAGCTACGTATTGGTGCAACAACTTTTGTTATTGCTTCCAGTGCCACTGTTGCAAAAGAAATCTTGAGAACCCATGATGGTGATTTTGCGTCCAGGTTTGAATTTGGTCCTGCCgagtataacatatatagtgGTATTGGTTTTATTACTGGCCCTTATGGCACCTATTGGCGTTTCATGAAAAAGCTATGCATCACCAAGCTATTCGCAGGCCCACAGCTCGCTCGTTTCAGCCGTATTCGAGAGCTAGAGATTCAAAACCTGTTAAAATCGGTGCTGAAGAGCTCTAAGGAAGGAGAGGCGTGCGATTTAGCCGTGGAATTAACGACCTTGACAAATAATTTACTGTGCAGTATGGCTTTAAGCAAGACATGTTCGGACAACGTCATGGGAGCAAAGGAAATCAGGAGGTTGGTCGTGGAAATTATGGAGCTTGGAACGAAATTAGGTGCTTACGAGGCTATAGGTCCTCTAAAGAAATTCGACATCTTTGGATATGGGAAAAATCTTGTGGAGGCAATGTGGCGGTATGATCATTTATTCGATCAGATCATAGAGTTCTACGAAGATGACATGGTTGATGCCCAAGATGGAAATGAAGAGGCAGATTTGATGAGTATTGTGTTGGAGACTTATAAAGACACAAATGCCGAAGTGAAGCTAACAAAAAACCAGATCAAGTTCTTCTTCCTA GAACTGTTTTTCTCAACTATTGATACTTCATCAGCAGCCATACAATGGGCCATGGCGGAGCTCATCAACCATCCCCAACAATTCAAAAAGCTTAGAGAGGAGATTGATAGGGTTGTGGGTTCCAACAGGCTAGTCAGCGAATCGGACGTCCCAAACCTCCCTTACTTGCAAGCCGTCGTAAAGGAAGGCCTAAGGCTGCGTTCTCCAACACCAATCATCCACAGAGAATGCACCAAGGACTGCAAGATTACTGGGTTCGATGTAAAGGCAAATTCCAAAATTCTGATCAATGCCTATGCCATCATGCGGGACCCAGAGCATTGGAATGACCCGCTGGAGTTTGTGCCGGAGAGATTTTTGGTCGACCGCGATGACGAGATTGGCCAACGTCAGATCGAAATGAAGAGTCAGGATTTTCATTACCTGCCGTTTGGGGGTGGAAGGAGGGGATGCATAGGTGGGACACATGCATTACTAGTGTCCTACGTGGCAGTCGGAGCCTTGACCCAGTGCTTTGATTGGAAAGTGAAAGGCGGGGATAAGGTTGATATAGAAGTTGGGTCTGGGTTTTCCGGAGCCATGGCACTTCCCCTTGAGTGTTATCCAATTACTCGATTTGATCCATTTTAA
- the LOC109005131 gene encoding 3,9-dihydroxypterocarpan 6A-monooxygenase-like, whose translation MATAVDFTNYCYLFFFWIIATLVWSSFVRKFVYFRSNIRHPPSPPALPFIGHLYLLSSKLPKSFETLAKRYGPLMQIRIGDTNFLVASEASLAKEILKTHDVDFASKYQFGGGQNLIYKDLSFINCPYGTYWRFMKKLCVTKLFAGPQIDRFILIREQETLKLLKSLINRASNGEASDLSMELSTLTNNMICRMAMGKKWSENPNLPMEIKNLVRAIMGSGAKLGFIEVFGPLSRFDISGYGKKLRDALWAFDRVLEQIMKDYETMEMKDGTGEGKKDVMDILLETYRDPNAELKLTKEQIRFFFLELFLAGVDTTSAAVQWVMAELINHPEVFKKLRLEIESVVGSNRLVKESDIPNLPYLQAVIKETLRIHPPGALLRRQCNQDCKLGGYDVKQGTKILINAYTIMRDPKTWHEPDKFLPERFLMNSADTFELGNKGQDFNFLPFGGGRRACIGQPHASIVLHATIGSLIQCFDWKLQDAEKVDIKVVTGYAGAVAHSLMCYPIIHFNPFKG comes from the exons ATGGCCACTGCTGTTGATTTCACCAACTACTGCTACCTCTTCTTTTTCTGGATAATTGCTACTCTTGTATGGAGTTCTTTCGTAAGAAAATTCGTTTACTTTCGCTCCAATATTCGGCACCCACCAAGCCCACCTGCTCTACCCTTCATCGGCCACCTTTATCTACTGAGTTCCAAACTACCAAAATCCTTTGAAACTCTAGCCAAGCGATATGGTCCTCTGATGCAAATAAGGATCGGAGACACTAATTTCCTTGTGGCTTCGGAGGCGTCCCTAGCTAAAGAAATATTGAAGACCCATGATGTTGATTTCGCCTCTAAGTACCAATTTGGCGGCGGACAGAACTTGATATACAAAGATCTTAGTTTTATAAACTGTCCTTATGGAACCTACTGGCGGTTCATGAAGAAGCTTTGCGTGACAAAGTTGTTTGCAGGCCCACAGATCGATCGTTTCATCCTTATCCGAGAGCAGGAGACGTTGAAGCTCTTGAAATCGCTCATAAATAGAGCTAGCAACGGAGAAGCGAGCGATTTGAGCATGGAGCTGTCGACCTTGACGAACAATATGATTTGCAGAATGGCCATGGGAAAGAAATGGTCGGAAAATCCTAACCTACCTATGGAGATTAAGAACTTGGTTAGAGCCATAATGGGGAGTGGTGCCAAGTTAGGTTTTATCGAAGTTTTTGGCCCATTAAGTAGATTTGACATCTCTGGATATGGGAAGAAGCTTAGAGACGCACTTTGGGCTTTTGATAGGGTTTTAGAGCAGATCATGAAGGACTACGAAACAATGGAGATGAAGGATGGTACTGGAGAAGGCAAGAAAGATGTGATGGACATATTGCTGGAGACGTATAGAGACCCAAATGCAGAGCTGAAGCTGACGAAAGAACAGATCAGATTTTTCTTCTTa GAATTATTTTTAGCGGGCGTTGACACTACATCAGCAGCCGTTCAATGGGTCATGGCAGAGCTCATCAACCATCCAGAAGTGTTCAAGAAGCTTAGGCTTGAGATTGAATCCGTTGTGGGATCCAACAGGCTAGTCAAAGAATCAGACATTCCAAACCTCCCCTACCTCCAAGCAGTCATTAAGGAAACCCTGAGAATACACCCTCCCGGAGCGTTACTTCGAAGACAATGCAATCAAGATTGCAAGCTCGGTGGATATGATGTAAAGCAGGGAACCAAGATCTTGATCAATGCCTATACAATCATGAGGGACCCAAAAACCTGGCACGAACCGGACAAGTTCTTACCGGAGAGGTTCTTAATGAATTCCGCCGACACTTTTGAGCTGGGAAACAAGGGCCAGGATTTTAATTTCCTACCATTTGGTGGTGGAAGAAGAGCATGCATCGGTCAGCCTCACGCGTCAATAGTGCTGCATGCAACAATTGGATCCCTGATCCAATGCTTTGACTGGAAACTTCAAGATGCAGAGAAGGTTGATATAAAAGTGGTGACGGGATATGCAGGAGCAGTGGCACACTCTCTTATGTGTTATCCCATCATACATTTTAATCCATTTAAGGGATAA